From the Ignavibacteriales bacterium genome, one window contains:
- a CDS encoding outer membrane protein transport protein, whose amino-acid sequence MKTFRKTYWLVILMIIGLQIQPVNAQFAEDALRYSQLGLGVSARQLGMGNATVGGVDDYSALFWNPAGLALERDFEFSFGLSSLGYSNDVSYIGTKTSSNNSVVNLNNLGLVYPIPTVRGSLTFAFGFYRAANYTTTASMSTFNPYSSYSQSIYLLEKPLAYNIPYKLFLANADTLGNVIPILNGNVQQAINVIEGGGLNHWTFGGAIDVGPNLSVGISLNYAGGSYSYDQTVNESDTKNYYPVSISPEDFNQFSYESTVNDDIKGFNALFGLMFRKTGKYSIGFAIRTSTTYNISETYTEAASSQFKTKDVNGFSAYSYPLTSNSIKYEVTTPYILSGGVSVQPLEWLLLAGDVEYTDWTQMDLSADGVDFSTQNSRIKNELRATTNLRGGGEVSLRNLGLKLRGGIIYNPSPWKGDPTSRNQMYYTAGIGYMLDERTSIDAGYAYGTWKSLRNNYSYSASGYTYDEGTDETVTTSNLNLTLLYRF is encoded by the coding sequence ATGAAAACGTTTCGTAAAACATATTGGTTGGTTATTTTGATGATAATTGGGTTACAGATTCAGCCTGTGAACGCGCAATTTGCAGAAGATGCGTTGCGATATTCTCAACTCGGATTAGGTGTAAGTGCACGACAACTCGGAATGGGTAATGCAACCGTTGGAGGTGTTGATGATTACTCCGCGTTGTTCTGGAATCCGGCGGGTTTGGCGCTTGAACGAGATTTCGAGTTTTCCTTCGGCTTATCAAGTCTTGGATATTCAAATGATGTATCGTATATAGGGACGAAAACATCCTCAAATAATAGTGTGGTGAACCTCAACAACCTTGGACTTGTGTATCCAATCCCGACTGTACGGGGGAGCCTTACTTTTGCATTCGGATTCTACAGAGCCGCAAATTATACGACGACAGCATCCATGAGTACATTTAATCCATATAGTTCCTATTCTCAAAGTATTTATTTATTAGAAAAACCATTGGCATACAACATTCCGTATAAACTTTTTCTTGCTAATGCCGATACCTTGGGTAATGTCATTCCAATCCTGAATGGAAATGTCCAACAAGCGATAAACGTGATTGAAGGTGGAGGATTGAACCATTGGACATTTGGCGGTGCTATTGATGTTGGTCCAAATCTTTCTGTAGGTATTTCACTCAATTATGCAGGAGGATCATATTCGTATGACCAGACAGTGAACGAAAGTGATACGAAAAATTATTATCCTGTATCGATATCTCCTGAAGATTTCAACCAGTTTAGCTATGAGAGCACAGTAAATGATGATATAAAAGGATTCAACGCTCTCTTTGGATTGATGTTTCGTAAAACGGGAAAATACTCGATCGGGTTCGCTATTCGAACATCAACCACCTATAATATCTCTGAAACATATACTGAAGCCGCATCGAGTCAATTTAAGACTAAGGATGTCAATGGCTTCAGTGCATACTCCTATCCACTAACGTCCAACTCCATCAAATATGAAGTTACAACGCCTTATATATTGAGCGGAGGTGTTTCTGTTCAGCCTTTAGAATGGCTTCTTTTAGCCGGGGATGTTGAGTATACGGATTGGACGCAAATGGATTTAAGTGCGGATGGTGTAGATTTTAGTACTCAAAATTCTCGTATCAAGAACGAATTGCGAGCAACAACTAATCTTCGCGGAGGTGGTGAAGTCTCCCTAAGGAATTTAGGTTTGAAGCTGCGCGGCGGGATTATTTACAATCCGTCACCATGGAAAGGTGATCCGACAAGTCGCAATCAGATGTACTATACTGCGGGAATAGGGTACATGCTTGATGAACGTACATCCATCGATGCAGGATATGCATATGGAACCTGGAAATCTTTACGAAATAATTACTCATATTCAGCATCCGGTTATACATACGATGAGGGAACTGACGAAACAGTTACAACCAGCAATTTGAATTTGACTCTGCTGTATCGTTTTTAG
- a CDS encoding amidohydrolase family protein, with protein sequence MIDSIKIIENGFVFTGDTQNRAGKLTLIIQNGRIIEVGKRADALKATYPNAEVIDAAGKIILPGFVDAHHTGESFILHYLTSGQPMARWNKNPLPSRSLDYVRKEATFQEFLTLYRLSYYAALKSGVTTLAEYGLDNPEHSFPASFEAMQQTNQRGFIGLHNGDQIEAARKLRESSIRFAFVIADEENLTTYNLQSSIRSARELQWPIILHLGQTRQAFNIVKKNFNKSIAQLYAEYGAIDSPVHLLHLSCFDEGDYEIIVKSRAPLVYSPSAILQKGTEMPPFGELLKHKITLALGTDWGSAQPLENIHSYCSILKTLSLPQEQAYRLLALHTKNGAYALGLDADIGTIETGKKADLVFLDLSEFRLNAILADKNAERILEVVLQEAGSQQVSDVMINGEFYIRERHVLTYSEEDLAREAQSIFKKLLSLTEEKTVVQLSPATILQFPAQQKNESTSSADEMVVEEGFRIVRKERTKSAPQTKDISSTETGKELPKNVKKIFGDDEA encoded by the coding sequence ATGATCGATTCCATTAAAATAATCGAAAACGGATTCGTTTTTACCGGCGATACACAAAACCGTGCCGGGAAACTGACGCTAATAATTCAAAACGGCCGCATTATCGAGGTCGGTAAGCGTGCTGATGCTCTCAAGGCAACATATCCAAATGCTGAAGTCATTGATGCCGCAGGAAAAATTATATTACCGGGATTTGTAGATGCGCATCATACGGGTGAGTCGTTTATCTTACACTATTTAACATCCGGTCAGCCGATGGCGCGATGGAATAAGAATCCGCTCCCGAGCCGTTCTCTCGATTATGTTCGGAAAGAAGCTACATTCCAAGAATTCTTAACGTTGTACCGATTATCGTATTATGCCGCGCTCAAATCCGGTGTAACAACATTGGCAGAGTATGGCTTAGATAATCCTGAACATTCCTTTCCAGCGTCATTTGAGGCGATGCAGCAAACGAACCAAAGAGGTTTTATCGGTTTGCATAATGGCGATCAAATTGAGGCGGCTCGTAAGTTACGCGAATCGTCAATTCGTTTTGCATTTGTTATCGCCGATGAAGAAAATCTTACGACATACAATCTTCAATCCAGCATTCGTTCTGCACGTGAACTTCAGTGGCCGATTATATTGCATTTGGGGCAGACCCGTCAAGCGTTTAACATTGTCAAGAAAAACTTCAATAAATCCATAGCGCAACTTTATGCCGAGTATGGGGCGATTGATTCGCCGGTACATCTGCTTCACCTCTCGTGTTTTGACGAGGGAGATTATGAAATCATCGTAAAGTCTAGGGCTCCGTTAGTATATTCACCATCAGCAATTCTTCAAAAAGGAACAGAAATGCCGCCTTTCGGAGAATTACTCAAGCATAAAATTACGCTGGCATTGGGTACTGATTGGGGATCAGCACAGCCATTGGAAAATATTCATTCCTATTGCTCCATACTTAAAACCCTTAGTTTGCCGCAAGAACAAGCGTACCGTCTGCTTGCTCTTCATACAAAGAATGGAGCGTACGCACTTGGGCTTGATGCTGATATTGGAACAATCGAAACAGGAAAGAAAGCCGATCTAGTTTTCCTTGATCTCTCTGAGTTTCGTCTGAATGCTATTCTTGCTGATAAAAATGCCGAACGAATTCTTGAAGTTGTTCTTCAAGAAGCCGGCTCGCAGCAGGTGAGCGATGTCATGATCAATGGCGAGTTCTATATCCGCGAAAGACATGTTCTCACATATTCAGAAGAAGATTTGGCAAGGGAAGCACAATCAATTTTCAAAAAATTATTATCTCTCACTGAAGAGAAAACCGTCGTACAGTTGTCGCCGGCAACGATACTCCAATTTCCTGCACAACAAAAAAATGAGAGTACATCTTCTGCAGATGAAATGGTTGTTGAAGAAGGATTCAGAATTGTTCGGAAGGAACGGACAAAATCCGCTCCGCAAACAAAAGACATTAGCTCAACTGAAACTGGTAAGGAACTTCCAAAAAATGTGAAGAAAATATTTGGAGATGATGAAGCATAA